The nucleotide window ACTGTCTTTGTATAAATTGAACTGAATTGGTCtcacaaacaagattttggttgGCCTGTACTGTTTGAAAGAACATGAATAACTCCTTTTGTCATTGGTTTATTTATACTGGTAAACATCAAACATaaacaacagcaaaaacaaGAGCTGACTTCTCCCCATATTGTGGTAAACATTTTTCTTCACAAACAGTTCAATTTACAACGGTTCTTAGTGTGACATGACAATATaataatagtaaaaaaaaatgaaaacatgaaaGTGAACTTTCAGGCTCAATTCTCCGGAAGGTTCTGGATGGCCTGCTTCTGCTCCTTCCACCCGTGTGCTATTGGTTAAACTGTCGCATGAGTTTTGACAGAAACCCTATCAGCATGAGTCTTCATGTAATTTTGTGATAAAAACATATTGATTCAAACTGGAGGGCAGTATTAGACTGAATCGACTTGTGCCATAAATGCTGCATTGTGCTGTTGcttttgtctgtgtggtgtgatgAAAAGATCCAGCTCTGTCATTACATTTGATTGGGTACATTCTGTTCCACACCTCTGGGATGTGCAGCACATTCGTAATCCCTCCTCAACGCCAATGAGATCATTAAGACATGTCGCCATCTGTCTGTAAACTGAAGACACAAACGATGTCAACTGTCTACAGTGATTGTTATCACTTTAAGGAACAGGCAATGCTATAATGCAGTATAACAAGTATGATAGCctgtcactctcccccccctccccctccccctccctctcactttgCTATAAGCCCAACAATTTGACTGCGTTCAAGTGAACACTTACATGTGTCTCGAGTTATATGTTACACAACTTAACATTTTTGTACATGAAGTTGCTTTATACATTTTTGTGCCTTTCATCAAAGTTATGTCCAAAGTCGCTTTAAAGATGACTTTGATAGGATAGTAGGTAAAAAACAAATGTTAAACATATGCTCATAAACCCTGTACGGCTACCTTGCTCTCAGATGTACAAAAGAGAGCTTGTGGGTCTCTCATTTGAGACTGAGAACACAGAAAAACTCCAATGTCATAGTGTGTGTAGCCCAGACTCAGCCGGGCACAAATTCACTCCAGGAAAAGAGACAAGCTATTCCGAAAAATCTCAATCATAAAGTGCTCTCCAGAAGCCATTCAGACTTAGACAACTTGTCTCTCCCCCGGCGAATGTTCGTGCCCTCCAGTTGGGGCAGTTCCCCGCTCATGGACAGGCTGCGTTTGGACCGCAGATTTCCACCCGGCTTGGGATAGCTGACGTAGCACCGCTGCTCCATGTACGAGTCCACATTCAGGGAGTGCCTCCGGTTCACCCTCACGCCCCCCGCAGGCACAGTTTTGTAATAGCGGGTGCCGTCACGGGGGCGGGAACCCCTTTCAGCCGGTGTCCAGTTGgtggaggcgagggagggaacAGCCACAGCGCCACTAGCCATTTTGACTTCTGAGGAGTTGTTCCGGTTCATGTTCTCCAGCTCCACATCACTCTGGCCTTCGGCTCTGCGGACTTCTGAGAGCTTGGCAGGTGCGACGGAGCGTTTGGGCCTCAGCGGTCCCGGAGAAGCGGGGTGCCAGCTGTGACTGGCAGCGGAGGTAGTGACTGTGCAGTCAGGGAGGGAAGATTTGTTGTTGGGGGCGGCGGCAGCAGCGGCGGCGGGGGGGCCAGCCGGGCGGAGCTTGACGGGCTCAGGAAGGGGCAGAGCCACCCTCAGACTCTCCTTCTCGTCCTTCTCCGGACGGAGGATTTGCTTGGACAGGGACTTGGGGAGGCCGCAGCCCTGCAGCTGCCCGTCGCTGCTCAGAGAGCGGATGTCTCCCATTTCCAGAGTCTTCCATAGAGgggcaaacaaaaaacaacagatAGTTAGTCAGATGAGACTGGCTGTGGCGATGAGATCGTCCAACAACAAAACCGAACACGGAGCAGGctacaacaacacaaacaacaacaaaacaaacaacaacaaagcaaATGGACTCAACACAACCTTGTCTAAGTCGCCTTGGTTACAGACTCTGTAGCGCAcgatgaggaagatgatgaaGGCCAGCACGGACGCCACGATGATTCCTCCGATGATGACGACGATGGTCCCGCCCAGGAACTGGGACTGCATGAAGTGGCACCGCAGGTACTGGGGCTCGGTGGTGAAGCGGATGCAGCCAACCACTCTTGTCGCTGTCAGGGAGGTCACCTGATCGTCGTAGATGGCCAGCACACACAGGTCGTACTGCGTCCCTGCTGCTAGGTTGTTGACCATGATGCTCTTGCTGGAGGGTGGGATCATTCTGTGTCGTCGAGAGAAGCAGTTACAGGGTGGTAGAGGTGTTAGATCATGAATATGGATGCTGAGCATCTCTGCAGGTGTTTTTTGCAATCTCCGGTGCGTTTGAGTGTGATTGCTTTTTTCGAAAGGTAATGGGAATTTTATGAAATGATTCGATTTATATTTGTGAGGCGTTCCAAGATGTGAACCTGTGCTCTCCTGTTAATTAGGGTAATTGTTCAGATAGAAAGAGTCATTGTGGAATACTGCCGTTTAGTGTTTGTTTAATAGTATGGATTTTAAATCATTCAGAGCTTAAGGACTGATTCTCTAATGAGCCTGAAACTCCACGGTGTACTAAATAGCATATGGTGTTGACATGGGAGTCAcattggatgaaagtgtctgagAACTGATCCTATCATATCAGAGAGATAATCTCTgcagagtgagaaagggagagatgaaagAACGCTCTGTGCACCAGCTAGTCAGATGGGTCTGTAAGATCTTCTGAGGCTTTTAGTAAAACAGTCGGATTTCGCTTTCATCTTAGCATCACTCTACAGCTCAACATAGACATTTTGTTTTGGTTGGGATTATTAGGTATTCATATCATGTTTTGGCACATTGTAAATCCCACACTGTTGATCATTGTTCCAAGGTGATTTCAAAGTCATCGATTATTTTACCATTATCTTTATTTGACATTGAGTGAGTCTATTTGTGTGACTATATACAGACATCACAGTTGTCAGAACTGATCAGGAAGATGATACATTCATTTCCCTTTCCCAAGATGCCTCAGACCCCTCACTAAAGCTGCTCACCTGTACACCAGCGAGTCGTCGTAGGTGCCGTTGTACTGGATCTGGAACATGCGTATGCCTGGGATGATCCTCTGGAAGTTGAACTTGACGAGGGCCGAGGTGGACGTCGCCTCAGCCACGACCACCGTCTTCTCCTGGCTGGTCTTGGGGTTCCCATGAGGCACCCCCGCCACATCCCCTCCAGTCTTGGTCACCGTGGCGATGTCGGACGAGCCGGGGTCAGGTTCCTGTTCCGGCCCGGTGGCGTTGCTGATGTGGGGGAGTTTTGTGATGACCAGGTCCACGTTCTGCTGAGCTTCTCCTGCCGGGTTGGAGGCCACACAGGTGAAGGAGCCTGGAGGACCGGGAGCAGCAGAAAACCTCATCACCATTCGGAATTACGTCatacaggagtcagatggctgagcggttagggaatcgggctattactcagaaggttgccggttcgagtGCCAAATGacgcgtccttgggcaaggcacttcaccctacttgcctcgtggggggaatgtccctgtacttgctgtaagtcgctctggataagagcgtctgatagaTGACTCAATGTACTACTGTGGTGAATGAGATCTAATGGGGTCCACTCCAAACAGGATCGCGTTGTGGACACTGAGATATCCTGACAGAAAGTTCAACTCCATTACGCGACGCTGCTAAACAAACACAATTTTCCTCTGGATGGACCCCATCAAGTCCATTGTGTATACATAAAAGCACTcagcacacaaaacaaacgGGTAGGTTGGATAGACAGACCTGAGTCCTTCAAGGTGCTGATGAGGATGTCGAGCGTTCCGTCGCTGTGGACCGCAGCCCGGGACGAGTTGGACATGAGGCGGCCGTCAGGGGCGATCCAGTGGATGATGGGGTCGGGGTCTCCCCTGGCCTTGCAGCGCAGTGCCACACTCTGGCCCTCCAAAGCACGCAGCTCCTGAAGAGCCAGGTATTTAGGTTAAAACAGTTTTTAAAACTCTTAAATAATTATAACGTCAAAAAACGTATTTTGCAAGTTCTGGGGTCAAAAGTGCTAAAACGGGGCTTACCATGCAATAACGAGGTCACTATTGTTATAGATGAGAGATAACACATATGTTACATGACTATCAATTCACGTTACGCAAACGGCTTGTTGGATAATCCCCGCTCTGACCTGGGAGTGCCTGGTGATCAGCGGCGGCTCGCACAGGAACTCCTCCTCAGACACGGTCCAGAAGTACCTGCCGGCCAGGTGCTGCGGCGAGGCGCACGTCTCCAGGTCGTCCTCCCTCCGCAGCCTCCTCAACCACAGCAGCTCGCAGTTACACCGCAGGGGGTTCCCCCCGAAGCTCAGCGCGAACGACGTGGGGCCCATGCTCCCCGAAGTGGCGAGGACCCCCGCCCGCTGGAACATGGGGTCGGGCGGAAGCTTCTGGAGCTTGTTGGACGTGACGTCCAGCCGCTTGAGCTTCTGCAGGCCGGAGAAGGTCCTCTCAGGAATGTAGCTGAGCATGTTGTGGTCCAGGTTCAGGGTGTGGAGACTCGACATTCTCTGGATGGCCACCCAGGGGGCGCTCTCCAGGTTGTTGTAGGACAGGTCCAGTTCCTCCAGAGCAGTCAGGTCGTTGAAGGCCCCCATGTGAATGTGGACAAGCTGGTTGTTGTTGAGGATGAGGTGGTGCAGTTTAGACATGCCGCTGAAGGTGTCGTTGGTGAGACGGGCCAGGCGGTTGCTGTCCAGGTGCAGGGCCCGCAGGTTCTCAAGGTCCTTGAAGGCGT belongs to Osmerus mordax isolate fOsmMor3 chromosome 8, fOsmMor3.pri, whole genome shotgun sequence and includes:
- the lrfn5b gene encoding leucine-rich repeat and fibronectin type-III domain-containing protein 5 encodes the protein MEILLLYLMVISMAVNAHKVQICPKRCVCQMLNPNLATLCDKKGLLFVPPNIDRHTVEMRLGDNFVTSIKRRDFANMTKLMDLTLSRNTIGSISPHAFKDLENLRALHLDSNRLARLTNDTFSGMSKLHHLILNNNQLVHIHMGAFNDLTALEELDLSYNNLESAPWVAIQRMSSLHTLNLDHNMLSYIPERTFSGLQKLKRLDVTSNKLQKLPPDPMFQRAGVLATSGSMGPTSFALSFGGNPLRCNCELLWLRRLRREDDLETCASPQHLAGRYFWTVSEEEFLCEPPLITRHSQELRALEGQSVALRCKARGDPDPIIHWIAPDGRLMSNSSRAAVHSDGTLDILISTLKDSGSFTCVASNPAGEAQQNVDLVITKLPHISNATGPEQEPDPGSSDIATVTKTGGDVAGVPHGNPKTSQEKTVVVAEATSTSALVKFNFQRIIPGIRMFQIQYNGTYDDSLVYRMIPPSSKSIMVNNLAAGTQYDLCVLAIYDDQVTSLTATRVVGCIRFTTEPQYLRCHFMQSQFLGGTIVVIIGGIIVASVLAFIIFLIVRYRVCNQGDLDKTLEMGDIRSLSSDGQLQGCGLPKSLSKQILRPEKDEKESLRVALPLPEPVKLRPAGPPAAAAAAAPNNKSSLPDCTVTTSAASHSWHPASPGPLRPKRSVAPAKLSEVRRAEGQSDVELENMNRNNSSEVKMASGAVAVPSLASTNWTPAERGSRPRDGTRYYKTVPAGGVRVNRRHSLNVDSYMEQRCYVSYPKPGGNLRSKRSLSMSGELPQLEGTNIRRGRDKLSKSEWLLESTL